In Methanoregula formicica SMSP, the DNA window CGTATGTTCATCCACACCGGTAAAGACCGTGCACCGGTAGCCGGAATCGAGCGCCAACCGGATGAGGCTTGTCCTGTCGTGCAACTGCACCCGGTCCGGAAAACGATAAACCTGATCTGCGGTTGCCAGTACCCGGGTCGCGACAATTTCCCGCATCATCCCTTTTCCTTGCGGATCCGGAGTGACCTCAAGCACTTCGGTACCATTCGCGGTCTCATGAAGAAGATACCGGCTCAGGAAATAGACCCGGTCGCCACAGGGTTTTGCCGATGCGTGTCCCACGTACTTGCAGTGCTCCGGAAAGATCATTGTCGTTTTCTCCAGTACTCCACGAGACCACCGGCCACCAGGATCTCCTGCATCCTGGGCGATAGGGTTTTTACGCTATACCGCTTTCCCGAAACTTCTACAATGCCTTGCGCGAGGTTGAATTTTATCATGTTGCCATCATCGCAGGGTATGTCGGCTTCGATAAGCGGGAGGCCGACATTGATGGCATTCCGGAAGAAAATCCGGGCAAACGAGGGCGCAATCACCGCGACCGCCCCGACCTCCCGGATCGCGATTGCGGCCTGTTCCCTTGACGACCCGCACCCGAAATTCTTCCCGGCAACGATAACAGCTCCCTTGAGCCGGTGCGCGAGAGAGGGGTCAAGGTCCTCGAAGACATGGGATGCCCAGATGCTTTTGTCCTTGGTCCGCAAATATCTCCCGGCGATCACCACATCGGTATCGATGTCGGCAGGCAGGCAGACAGCACGCCCCTCTGCTTTCATCAGGCAACCTCCGGGGCAGTGATCTCTCCTGCCAGTGCACTGGCAGCCGCCGTGGCAACCGATGAGAGATAGATCTCTCCCCCGACACCCATGCGGTTCTTGAAGTTGCGGTTTGCCGTGGATAGACAGACCTCCTCCTCCCCGAGAACGCCCATGTGGGCGCCAAGGCAGGGGCCGCAACCGGGGGTACCGACCGTGCATCCCGCTTCGACAATGTCGGCAAGGACACCGGTCCTTGTTGCCTGGAGGAGAACA includes these proteins:
- a CDS encoding LeuD/DmdB family oxidoreductase small subunit; translated protein: MKAEGRAVCLPADIDTDVVIAGRYLRTKDKSIWASHVFEDLDPSLAHRLKGAVIVAGKNFGCGSSREQAAIAIREVGAVAVIAPSFARIFFRNAINVGLPLIEADIPCDDGNMIKFNLAQGIVEVSGKRYSVKTLSPRMQEILVAGGLVEYWRKRQ